One genomic region from Thermomicrobium sp. 4228-Ro encodes:
- a CDS encoding glycosyltransferase: MMKTHQQGSATATEPAAVLEAPPAALPPVSVIVPTRNEADNIEPLLARLLPQLPPGSEVIFVDDSDDDTPQHVTAQAARDGRIRLIHRPPGTRDGGLGGAVLAGLRTAQCEWVGVMDADLQHPPELVPRFLAAAQLYGVDLVVGSRYRDDGQARGLHVFRLALSRASTTIARLTFPLRLRSVTDPMSGFFVVRRERLQIETLRPRGFKILLEILVRHPQLRVSEVSYIFGHRHAGQSKANLREGFRYLGHLATLRLGEERARFAGFAAVGATGLVVNTLALLGLVELGQLHYLIGAAGATLVSSFWNYALTDRFVFPDRRSGRRWATRLSLFTAANIVGLLVRGPLLVLLTSYVGIYYLLSNIISLGALAILRFGMATAWIWPTQRRTYAYDLHSLLRVQSPVRLPELERFRVETVEQPDITIEVGGRRSPGPIGRFGWVDVAPSTEQPRRIRYDDGLGPFGFWFEADLAEPIRITVSPALRHSPHVLYTNVLEPILRWTSARHGYALVHAACISKGDRATLVTARTDTGKTTTILRLLQRQRRSSDQGAFLADDLTLVRADGLVLSYPKPLTISRHTVAAVRTAQLTLGQRLALFVQSRIHSRSGRRFAMLLASTRLPVATINLYMQWLVPPPKYHIEQLIPHVQRRASARLAHVIVIERGPDEAARPLDLDEALEILLANGDDAYGFPPYPALRDYLSRPLGKDLSSVERQTLASALQGTTCQLFRRPQLDWWRTIASWVGFEAFRTEPEVLIPFTVSPTEQRIAR, encoded by the coding sequence ATGATGAAGACACACCAGCAGGGCTCGGCGACCGCCACCGAACCAGCAGCAGTCCTCGAGGCCCCGCCCGCAGCACTTCCCCCAGTCAGCGTGATCGTTCCCACGCGGAACGAGGCTGACAACATCGAGCCGCTGTTGGCGCGCCTGTTGCCCCAGCTTCCACCCGGCTCGGAGGTCATCTTCGTCGACGACAGCGACGACGACACGCCGCAACACGTCACCGCACAGGCTGCCCGCGACGGACGGATCCGGCTCATCCATCGCCCACCTGGCACCCGCGACGGGGGTCTGGGCGGTGCTGTCCTGGCCGGGCTCCGCACCGCGCAGTGCGAGTGGGTCGGCGTGATGGATGCCGACCTGCAGCATCCGCCGGAGCTTGTCCCACGTTTCCTGGCTGCCGCGCAGCTCTACGGGGTCGATCTCGTCGTCGGCTCACGTTACCGCGACGACGGTCAAGCACGAGGGCTGCACGTGTTCCGTCTGGCTCTCTCGCGTGCCTCCACGACCATCGCTCGCTTGACTTTCCCCCTCCGACTGCGGAGCGTCACCGATCCGATGAGTGGCTTCTTCGTCGTCCGCCGCGAACGGCTTCAGATCGAGACGTTACGTCCACGCGGGTTCAAGATCTTGCTCGAGATCCTCGTGCGCCATCCTCAGCTGCGCGTGAGCGAGGTGAGCTACATCTTCGGTCACCGTCATGCCGGACAGAGCAAGGCGAACCTCCGTGAAGGCTTTCGCTATCTCGGACATCTAGCGACTCTGCGACTCGGCGAGGAACGCGCTCGCTTCGCTGGTTTCGCGGCTGTCGGCGCGACGGGTCTCGTCGTGAACACCTTGGCACTCCTGGGTTTGGTCGAACTCGGCCAGCTCCACTATCTGATCGGTGCAGCCGGTGCTACCCTCGTCTCGAGCTTCTGGAACTACGCGCTCACCGACCGGTTCGTCTTTCCCGACCGGCGCTCCGGACGACGCTGGGCGACACGGCTCTCGCTCTTCACGGCAGCCAACATCGTTGGACTCCTCGTGCGCGGGCCACTGCTCGTCCTCCTCACTTCGTACGTCGGTATCTACTACCTCTTGTCGAACATCATCTCGCTCGGCGCGCTCGCGATCCTGCGCTTCGGTATGGCAACAGCCTGGATCTGGCCGACGCAACGGCGCACGTACGCGTACGATCTGCACAGCCTTCTCCGCGTCCAGTCCCCCGTCCGGCTACCGGAACTCGAGCGCTTCCGCGTCGAGACCGTGGAGCAGCCGGACATCACGATCGAGGTCGGTGGTCGCCGTTCGCCTGGGCCGATCGGTCGCTTCGGTTGGGTCGATGTTGCGCCGAGTACTGAGCAGCCACGGAGGATTCGGTACGACGATGGGCTCGGTCCCTTCGGCTTCTGGTTCGAAGCCGATCTCGCCGAGCCGATCCGCATCACCGTCTCGCCTGCCTTGCGGCACTCTCCGCACGTGCTCTACACGAACGTGCTCGAGCCGATCTTGCGCTGGACGTCCGCCCGGCATGGTTATGCTCTGGTCCACGCTGCCTGCATCAGCAAGGGTGACCGCGCCACACTGGTAACGGCCCGAACCGACACCGGTAAAACGACGACGATCCTGCGCTTGCTCCAGCGGCAGCGCCGGTCGAGCGATCAAGGCGCGTTCCTCGCCGACGACCTCACGCTCGTGCGCGCTGACGGGCTGGTACTCTCCTATCCGAAGCCGCTCACGATCAGCCGACACACGGTGGCTGCAGTACGGACTGCTCAGCTGACACTCGGACAGCGGCTGGCGCTCTTCGTCCAGAGCCGCATCCACTCCCGCTCCGGTCGTCGCTTCGCCATGCTCCTAGCCTCGACGCGCCTTCCAGTCGCGACGATCAATCTGTACATGCAGTGGCTCGTTCCGCCACCCAAGTACCATATCGAACAACTGATCCCGCACGTGCAGCGACGAGCCAGTGCACGTCTTGCCCACGTCATCGTCATCGAGCGAGGGCCGGATGAAGCAGCCCGTCCGCTCGACCTGGACGAGGCGCTGGAGATCCTCCTGGCGAATGGGGACGATGCCTACGGCTTCCCGCCGTATCCAGCTCTCCGAGACTATCTCTCGCGACCACTCGGGAAAGATCTCAGCAGTGTCGAACGCCAGACGCTCGCCAGCGCGCTGCAGGGGACGACCTGCCAGCTCTTCCGACGCCCACAGCTCGATTGGTGGCGAACGATCGCATCTTGGGTCGGATTCGAAGCGTTCCGAACCGAGCCCGAGGTACTGATCCCATTCACTGTCTCGCCGACCGAGCAGCGGATTGCCCGATGA
- a CDS encoding endo-1,3-alpha-glucanase family glycosylhydrolase, translating to MKSILLHAVRLLCVSSWLLTLVLPHVARAAPPVPVFAYYYIWFDPTSWNRAKSDYPVLGRYSSDDRAVMQQHIRWAKEVGITGFIVSWKSTPTLNRRLEQLADLAATEGFHLAVIYQGLDFQRDPLPAERVASDLVGFCQRWSGRNVFNDLYGKPLVILSGSWEFTTDEIALIRRAVGSCLLLLASERNVDGYERLAHHVDGNAYYWSSVDPDSYPSYEEKLQALSTAVHTHHGLWIAPAAPGFDARLIGGTRVVERKGGETLRRQLAAAFASAPDIVGLISWNEFSENTHIEPSINYGNQSLRVLARVFATRAPEVQLGSEASPPTGPSYGLPVLGLAGTLFLASSTFLIVRSRKRGPRESTASAQAQREQEILGEP from the coding sequence ATGAAGTCCATCCTCCTGCACGCGGTGCGCCTTCTCTGCGTCTCGAGCTGGCTTCTGACCCTGGTTTTGCCGCACGTGGCCCGGGCAGCGCCACCGGTACCCGTCTTCGCCTATTACTACATCTGGTTCGACCCGACTTCCTGGAATCGCGCCAAGAGCGACTACCCTGTGCTGGGCCGCTACTCCAGTGACGACCGGGCAGTCATGCAACAACACATCCGCTGGGCGAAAGAAGTCGGAATCACTGGGTTCATCGTGAGCTGGAAGAGCACACCAACGTTGAACCGGCGGCTCGAACAACTCGCCGATCTCGCGGCGACCGAAGGGTTCCACCTCGCTGTCATCTATCAGGGGCTCGACTTCCAGCGCGACCCACTTCCTGCCGAACGAGTTGCCAGTGATCTGGTCGGGTTCTGCCAGCGCTGGAGTGGCCGGAACGTGTTCAACGACCTGTATGGGAAACCCCTGGTGATCCTCTCGGGCAGCTGGGAATTCACGACCGACGAGATCGCGCTCATCCGCCGGGCGGTCGGATCGTGTCTCTTGCTGCTGGCTTCCGAGCGCAATGTGGACGGTTACGAGCGGCTCGCTCACCACGTCGACGGCAACGCGTATTACTGGTCATCGGTCGACCCGGACAGCTATCCGAGCTACGAGGAGAAGCTGCAGGCGCTCAGCACAGCCGTCCATACCCACCACGGGCTGTGGATCGCCCCAGCAGCTCCCGGATTCGATGCCCGGCTGATCGGCGGCACTCGGGTCGTCGAGCGCAAGGGTGGCGAGACGCTTCGCCGTCAGCTGGCCGCCGCATTCGCCTCGGCACCCGACATCGTCGGGCTCATCAGCTGGAACGAGTTCAGCGAGAATACCCACATCGAGCCGAGCATCAACTACGGTAACCAGTCGCTTCGCGTGCTCGCTCGCGTCTTCGCCACCCGTGCACCGGAGGTGCAGCTCGGCTCGGAGGCCAGTCCACCGACCGGTCCGTCGTACGGGCTGCCGGTGCTCGGCCTGGCCGGCACGCTGTTCCTCGCATCGTCGACTTTCCTGATCGTCCGATCGCGGAAACGGGGGCCGCGAGAGAGCACGGCGAGCGCGCAGGCACAACGCGAACAGGAAATCCTCGGTGAACCGTGA
- a CDS encoding cyclase family protein, giving the protein MPQRGSFAGQPVLVFDLEQPRTPEMPVYPAHRPGYYYALHRRHSDPPHAATAGNRSSASGMLVLMEHTGTHIDAPCHQALHGKLYGDVDAIATATPRGFTQLGAETLVPLVVSGVLFDIPALRGTDALRPGDLVTAADLEAWCARQELTLQPGMALLVRTGNGRFWHDPERYLDAPGIGPDASRWLAARQPSVVGCDTMTWDLPGLVDDELGCDLPGHVVFLVQHGIPIIENLQLEELAAYGTYQFTFICTPLQLTGATGSPVRPLAIVPA; this is encoded by the coding sequence ATGCCGCAACGCGGTTCGTTCGCTGGACAACCGGTACTCGTCTTCGACCTGGAACAGCCACGGACACCGGAGATGCCGGTCTATCCAGCCCATCGCCCTGGCTACTACTACGCGCTCCATCGTCGGCACAGCGACCCACCGCATGCCGCCACCGCAGGGAACCGCTCGTCCGCGTCCGGAATGCTCGTGCTGATGGAGCATACCGGTACCCATATCGACGCTCCCTGTCACCAGGCGCTCCACGGCAAGCTGTACGGGGACGTGGATGCGATCGCCACTGCGACGCCGCGTGGATTCACGCAGCTCGGTGCCGAAACGCTCGTGCCGCTCGTCGTGTCTGGCGTGCTCTTCGATATCCCCGCGCTCCGCGGCACGGATGCCCTACGACCCGGTGACCTGGTGACGGCCGCTGACCTCGAGGCGTGGTGCGCACGTCAGGAGTTGACGCTCCAACCCGGGATGGCGCTCCTGGTCCGTACCGGGAACGGCCGTTTTTGGCACGATCCGGAACGCTACCTCGATGCCCCAGGCATCGGTCCCGACGCCTCACGCTGGCTCGCCGCCCGCCAGCCGAGCGTCGTCGGCTGCGATACCATGACCTGGGACCTCCCTGGCCTCGTCGACGATGAACTCGGCTGCGATCTCCCTGGACACGTCGTCTTTCTGGTCCAGCACGGTATCCCGATCATCGAAAATCTCCAGCTCGAGGAGCTCGCCGCGTACGGTACGTACCAGTTCACGTTCATCTGCACCCCGCTCCAACTCACCGGGGCGACCGGTTCGCCCGTGCGCCCACTCGCCATCGTCCCAGCCTGA
- a CDS encoding ArnT family glycosyltransferase, with amino-acid sequence MFAVALIVGALLRLWQLNLHGVNSDEAVYLGQAAALADEPMLSRFFPLFRAHPLLFPFVTSLTIPFVGYQGLDLVGRLLVVAFGLATVAVTFGTGRVLFGRWVGATAALFLALMPYHVVVTRQALLDGPLAFFVTLSLFALVHYGATRRSSWLLASGVALGLAVLTKETAVIFLGAMIVTLALHAELSSHSRHLVGALAAFACVVVLHPLTALLAGGSGTERTTQYLVWQLFRRPNHEWWFYLWTIPPALGLAIVGLAVIGLFAVRRVWSWRETLLVTWIVVPFAFFQVWPTKGFPYLVATAPAVAILAARTLGRLFALGSTQPGATLHSRPRWRRVAGVATTLLVAASLAFTTTTQLRAATNGTFLAGSGGVPGGREAGAWVGTHTPEGAQLLTIGPSMANILQFYGHRKAYGLSVSPNPLHRNPTYEPVVNPDLRLRNGEIQYIVWDAYSANRSTFFSEKLLTYARRYHGRVVHTESIRTVDAEGQPIDLPVMVIYEVRP; translated from the coding sequence TTGTTCGCTGTAGCGCTCATCGTCGGCGCGCTCCTCCGCCTCTGGCAGCTGAATCTCCACGGGGTCAACAGCGACGAAGCGGTCTATCTCGGACAAGCAGCGGCATTGGCGGACGAACCGATGCTCAGTCGCTTCTTCCCGCTTTTCCGGGCCCACCCGCTGCTCTTTCCGTTCGTCACGTCGCTCACTATCCCGTTCGTCGGCTACCAGGGCCTCGACCTCGTGGGTCGCCTGCTGGTCGTCGCGTTCGGGCTCGCCACCGTCGCCGTGACGTTCGGCACTGGACGCGTGCTCTTCGGTCGCTGGGTCGGCGCTACTGCGGCCCTCTTCCTCGCCCTGATGCCGTATCACGTCGTCGTGACGCGGCAGGCACTCCTCGACGGCCCGCTGGCCTTTTTCGTCACGCTCAGCCTGTTCGCGCTCGTTCACTACGGTGCCACACGCCGGTCGAGCTGGCTGCTCGCCAGTGGCGTCGCACTCGGCCTCGCGGTGCTGACCAAGGAAACCGCAGTCATCTTCTTGGGTGCGATGATCGTGACGCTCGCACTGCACGCCGAACTGTCCAGCCACTCCCGTCACCTGGTGGGAGCGCTCGCTGCGTTCGCCTGCGTCGTCGTTCTGCACCCGCTCACGGCTCTCCTTGCCGGTGGCAGCGGTACAGAGCGAACCACTCAGTATCTCGTCTGGCAGCTCTTCCGCCGGCCGAACCACGAATGGTGGTTCTACCTGTGGACGATTCCACCGGCCCTCGGTTTGGCGATCGTCGGCCTGGCAGTCATCGGTCTGTTCGCGGTACGACGCGTCTGGAGCTGGCGCGAGACGCTGCTCGTGACCTGGATCGTCGTACCCTTCGCCTTCTTCCAGGTCTGGCCCACGAAGGGCTTCCCGTATCTGGTCGCCACCGCGCCCGCTGTCGCGATCCTCGCTGCCCGCACGCTCGGCCGCCTTTTCGCACTGGGCTCGACGCAACCCGGGGCGACACTGCACAGCCGACCCCGCTGGCGCCGGGTGGCTGGGGTTGCCACCACGCTGCTCGTCGCTGCCTCGCTCGCTTTCACGACGACAACACAACTCCGGGCAGCGACGAACGGGACCTTCCTGGCGGGCTCGGGGGGAGTCCCGGGCGGTCGTGAGGCCGGAGCATGGGTCGGCACACACACGCCTGAGGGAGCGCAGTTGCTCACCATCGGCCCGTCGATGGCGAACATCCTCCAGTTTTACGGGCATCGTAAAGCGTACGGGCTTTCGGTGAGTCCAAACCCGCTGCATCGAAATCCGACCTATGAACCCGTCGTCAATCCTGATCTCCGACTGCGCAATGGAGAGATCCAATACATCGTTTGGGATGCCTATTCGGCCAACCGTTCGACGTTCTTCTCCGAGAAACTCCTCACCTATGCCCGACGGTATCACGGCCGTGTCGTCCATACCGAAAGCATCCGGACAGTCGATGCGGAGGGCCAGCCGATCGACTTACCCGTTATGGTGATCTACGAGGTGCGCCCATGA
- a CDS encoding bifunctional folylpolyglutamate synthase/dihydrofolate synthase — protein MDYLAALRFLRDRAGYDRGFVANPFADEGIGLARTAWLCAALGDPQQQYRSVHIAGTKGKGSTAAFLTAMLRAAGYRVGLYTSPHLHTLRERVQIDGQPIAPETFGELMAELAEVDALLQRTHPEWGAATAFELVTVLAFVAFARAGVDVGVIEVGLGGRLDATNVILPDVAAITRIGYDHMAILGSTLAAIAREKAGIIKPGRPVVSAPQEPEAAVVIEAVAREHGAPLWLGGRDWQVEGNWERFAFRAPGSELAGLRTSLRGNHQVENAGVALATLPWLAERGVPVPESAIRQGLATAHWPGRLEVLRERPLVVADGAHNRESAERLAEAIPACFRWVRLWLVLGVMRDKEIERIVAALAPFADGLFVVERFAPRAAPVERLRAAWEAIAPGKPVWAFQSVAAALEAALAQAGPDDLVLVTGSLAMAAGAREAFGLAVSDPREHEILLG, from the coding sequence GTGGACTACTTGGCAGCGCTCCGGTTTCTTCGTGATCGGGCAGGCTACGACCGCGGTTTCGTCGCTAACCCGTTCGCTGACGAAGGTATCGGTCTGGCGCGCACGGCGTGGCTGTGCGCTGCTCTGGGTGATCCGCAGCAACAGTATCGGAGCGTGCATATCGCCGGGACCAAGGGCAAGGGATCGACGGCAGCGTTCCTCACCGCGATGCTCCGCGCTGCCGGCTATCGGGTCGGCCTCTACACGTCGCCGCACCTGCACACGCTCCGCGAGCGCGTGCAGATCGATGGCCAGCCGATCGCACCGGAGACGTTCGGGGAGCTCATGGCCGAGCTTGCCGAGGTCGATGCGTTGCTTCAGCGTACGCATCCGGAGTGGGGCGCAGCGACGGCGTTCGAACTCGTCACGGTTCTCGCCTTTGTCGCCTTCGCACGTGCCGGTGTCGATGTCGGCGTGATCGAGGTGGGGCTCGGTGGACGGCTCGATGCGACGAATGTCATCCTACCCGATGTTGCTGCGATCACGCGCATCGGCTACGACCACATGGCGATCTTGGGCTCGACGCTCGCTGCGATCGCTCGCGAGAAGGCCGGGATCATCAAGCCGGGGCGTCCGGTCGTCTCGGCACCGCAGGAACCGGAAGCTGCTGTGGTCATCGAAGCGGTGGCCCGTGAGCATGGTGCGCCCCTGTGGCTCGGTGGACGCGACTGGCAGGTCGAGGGGAACTGGGAGCGTTTCGCGTTCCGCGCGCCAGGCTCGGAACTGGCTGGCTTGCGCACGAGCCTCCGCGGCAACCATCAAGTGGAGAATGCTGGGGTCGCGCTGGCGACGCTACCGTGGTTAGCCGAGCGAGGTGTTCCCGTGCCCGAATCAGCGATCCGCCAGGGACTCGCGACGGCCCACTGGCCCGGGCGCCTGGAGGTGCTCCGCGAGCGTCCGCTCGTCGTGGCGGACGGAGCGCACAACCGGGAGTCGGCCGAACGCCTCGCCGAAGCGATACCTGCCTGCTTCCGATGGGTTCGCTTGTGGCTAGTGCTCGGCGTCATGCGCGACAAGGAGATCGAGCGGATCGTCGCAGCGCTCGCGCCGTTCGCCGATGGGCTCTTCGTGGTCGAGCGTTTCGCGCCGCGCGCAGCACCGGTCGAGCGCCTGCGCGCAGCCTGGGAAGCGATCGCTCCCGGCAAGCCAGTGTGGGCGTTTCAGTCCGTCGCGGCCGCGCTCGAAGCGGCGCTTGCCCAGGCGGGGCCGGACGACCTCGTCCTGGTGACCGGTTCGCTCGCGATGGCTGCTGGGGCGCGCGAAGCATTCGGGCTCGCAGTCAGCGATCCGCGCGAACACGAGATCCTGCTCGGTTGA
- a CDS encoding GerMN domain-containing protein, which yields MRRRACLVWLAAGAGSVILACRGEVTPTPGAGQTPAVPATQPAVSPTPTVVPTETLVEPTVASTATVPPVPELLVSLYFLRDGRLAVVRRPIARTPRVGRAALEALLAGPTSQEAGWGFVTEIPAGTQLRDLAIADGVATVDLSSDFTSGGGAFSMRARVAQVVFTLTQFSSVEAVRFLIDGQPVEAIGGEGVVVDPPPGRAAFEDLLPLILVEAPGPGETVRSPLRVTGSANTFEAMFMVRLSTAGGRVLYEQPAMATSGSGTRGTFDLTIAFDVAEPVDGTLRLWEYSARDGSEINVVEIPLRLEP from the coding sequence ATGCGACGTCGCGCATGTCTGGTCTGGCTCGCGGCTGGTGCAGGGAGCGTCATTCTCGCCTGCCGGGGCGAGGTGACACCGACACCCGGCGCGGGGCAGACGCCGGCCGTGCCAGCCACCCAACCGGCCGTGTCCCCGACACCGACGGTCGTGCCGACGGAAACACTGGTCGAGCCAACGGTGGCGTCGACAGCGACTGTCCCGCCGGTTCCGGAGCTGCTCGTCTCGCTGTACTTTCTGCGGGACGGGCGTCTCGCTGTCGTGCGTCGCCCGATCGCCCGGACGCCGCGGGTCGGGAGGGCGGCGCTCGAAGCGCTCCTGGCGGGCCCGACCTCACAAGAAGCGGGGTGGGGTTTCGTGACCGAGATTCCAGCCGGTACGCAGCTTCGCGATCTCGCGATCGCTGACGGCGTCGCCACGGTCGATCTCTCCTCGGACTTCACCAGCGGGGGTGGAGCCTTCTCGATGCGGGCCCGGGTCGCGCAAGTCGTCTTCACGCTGACGCAGTTTTCCTCGGTCGAGGCGGTGCGCTTCCTGATCGATGGGCAGCCGGTCGAGGCGATCGGGGGCGAAGGGGTCGTCGTCGACCCGCCGCCGGGGCGCGCTGCGTTCGAAGACTTACTCCCGCTCATCTTGGTGGAAGCACCGGGGCCGGGTGAAACAGTGCGAAGCCCGCTCCGCGTGACCGGGAGCGCCAACACCTTCGAGGCGATGTTCATGGTTCGGCTGAGCACGGCGGGCGGTAGGGTCTTGTACGAGCAACCAGCGATGGCGACGTCCGGCAGTGGGACGCGCGGGACGTTCGATCTGACGATCGCATTCGACGTGGCCGAGCCGGTCGACGGGACGCTCCGCCTGTGGGAGTACTCGGCGCGGGACGGCTCCGAGATCAACGTGGTCGAGATTCCGTTGCGGCTCGAGCCATGA
- a CDS encoding alkaline phosphatase family protein, which produces MTGLRIALLLAALCSITLASASASAARREPNTPIRHFIVLMQENHTFDNYFGTYPGADGLPPETCMPLDPTDPASECVEPFHIGSLPIEDLDHSSITFRRQHNGGRMDGFIWALRLRNQDGRIAMGYYDGRDLPYYWNLASEYVLFDRFFSSAHGGSVWNHMYWIAGVPGSDKNSIPADGFPNDIVTIFDRLEEAGITWKFYIQNYDPSITYRTRTEIAGPRAAQVVWCPLLAMPRYLDDPDLFRHIVPLDEYFTDLQNGTLPEVAYIVPSGASEHPPGSIQAGQRFVRSLIQALMRSPSWHQSAFMVTYDDWGGWYDHVPPPQVDDYGYGFRVPAFLVSPYAKRGFIDSTTYDFTSILKFIEENWNLEPLAARDAAATSLANAFDFESPPRAPVFIPWDWPTPPPAPEPRRSAVYGVYSLVTGIGIVAFLVPTGRLRFVSNWLPRRFRSSRYDTKGPR; this is translated from the coding sequence ATGACTGGACTCCGCATCGCGCTCCTGCTCGCAGCGCTGTGCTCGATTACACTCGCATCGGCATCAGCTTCCGCTGCGCGACGTGAACCCAATACACCGATCCGCCACTTCATCGTGCTCATGCAGGAAAACCACACGTTCGATAATTACTTCGGGACGTATCCCGGCGCCGACGGGCTTCCGCCCGAGACCTGCATGCCGCTCGATCCGACGGATCCTGCAAGCGAGTGCGTCGAACCCTTCCATATCGGTAGTCTCCCGATCGAGGATCTCGACCACAGCAGCATCACGTTCCGTCGCCAGCACAACGGTGGGCGCATGGATGGCTTCATCTGGGCGCTCCGCCTACGCAATCAGGACGGGCGCATCGCGATGGGGTACTACGACGGACGCGATCTCCCGTACTACTGGAACCTCGCCAGCGAATACGTCCTCTTCGATCGCTTCTTCAGTTCAGCCCACGGCGGGAGTGTTTGGAACCACATGTATTGGATCGCCGGCGTTCCGGGCAGCGACAAAAACAGCATCCCGGCCGATGGCTTTCCGAACGACATCGTGACGATCTTCGATCGTCTCGAGGAAGCCGGGATCACCTGGAAGTTCTACATCCAGAACTACGATCCTTCGATCACCTACCGGACACGCACCGAAATCGCCGGCCCACGCGCTGCCCAGGTCGTCTGGTGTCCACTGCTCGCGATGCCACGCTATCTGGACGATCCCGACCTCTTCCGTCATATCGTGCCCCTGGACGAGTATTTCACCGACCTCCAGAACGGGACGCTCCCCGAAGTCGCCTATATCGTCCCCTCCGGTGCGAGCGAGCACCCACCGGGCAGCATCCAGGCCGGGCAGCGCTTCGTTCGATCGCTCATCCAGGCCCTCATGCGCAGCCCCTCTTGGCACCAGTCGGCCTTCATGGTGACGTACGACGACTGGGGCGGCTGGTACGATCACGTGCCGCCTCCCCAGGTGGATGACTACGGCTACGGCTTCCGTGTCCCTGCCTTCCTCGTGAGTCCCTACGCGAAGCGCGGCTTCATCGACTCGACGACCTATGACTTCACGTCGATCCTCAAGTTCATCGAGGAGAACTGGAACCTCGAGCCGCTCGCCGCACGCGATGCTGCGGCGACGAGTCTCGCGAACGCCTTCGATTTCGAGAGCCCGCCCCGAGCGCCGGTGTTCATCCCGTGGGATTGGCCAACCCCACCGCCGGCCCCAGAACCGCGCCGGAGCGCTGTGTACGGGGTCTACAGTCTCGTCACAGGTATCGGTATCGTCGCGTTCCTCGTCCCGACCGGACGGCTCCGTTTTGTGAGCAACTGGCTCCCGAGGCGGTTCCGCTCATCGCGATACGACACGAAAGGACCTCGTTGA
- a CDS encoding orotate phosphoribosyltransferase, giving the protein MLFGAETNLDIARALFELGGVLFGEFDLGPTAGRSPVYINPRVLISEPALLRRIANLIHHEIQADQARRRPRLASFAAVAGVPMGGLHLATAYALVSDTPLIYVRPDAQEPAIEGRIVPGQTVLVIDDLMTGGTSLLRTARILEEAGLTVRDFIVLIDREQGGAERLQAHGYHVLPILRLRTMLTYYYESGMIDSQRYRTAMEYLERTNRRG; this is encoded by the coding sequence GTGCTGTTCGGTGCAGAAACCAATCTCGACATCGCTCGTGCGCTTTTCGAGCTCGGTGGCGTTCTCTTCGGTGAGTTCGACCTCGGCCCGACCGCTGGGCGTTCTCCGGTGTACATCAACCCCCGCGTCCTCATCAGCGAACCAGCGCTTCTGCGACGGATCGCGAACTTGATTCACCATGAAATTCAAGCTGACCAGGCACGTCGCCGTCCACGGCTCGCCTCGTTCGCTGCTGTCGCTGGCGTGCCGATGGGTGGACTGCACCTGGCGACGGCGTACGCGCTGGTGAGCGATACACCGCTCATCTACGTGCGTCCCGATGCCCAGGAGCCAGCGATCGAGGGACGCATCGTCCCCGGCCAGACTGTCCTCGTCATCGACGATCTCATGACGGGCGGTACCAGCCTGCTCCGCACCGCTCGGATCCTCGAAGAAGCTGGACTGACCGTCCGCGATTTCATCGTCCTGATCGACCGCGAGCAAGGTGGAGCCGAGCGCCTCCAGGCCCACGGCTACCACGTCCTGCCGATTCTCCGACTCCGCACCATGCTCACCTACTACTACGAGAGCGGGATGATCGACAGCCAGCGCTACCGCACCGCGATGGAGTACCTCGAGCGGACCAACCGGCGAGGGTGA